The DNA sequence TACATTATACGTTTAAGCTATTGGCTCCTATACTTtctctataaaaaattataaaacaagtccAATATAAAATCTACTAACAATGaacttttgttaaatttaaacttttaatattttttttctttgttaaatgTACTTGGGGCAATATTAACTTtcaaaattttgtatatatatacaaaattgtttaatatttttattatctacctatattttttctaTACAAAAATTGTTGTATATAAAATTCTTGGCCGAACATTATGCTCTAGTGATTGAGAATTTAAATAGAAGATCTTGTCTACACTCTGAAGTCTGACCCAAAAGTCGATATGATAATATACGAGGTGAAAATAAACAGGCATGGAAGTTACTTTAAGTGTGTTGACAAAAATGATGAAATTGATTGCAGGTATAGCAAGCTCACAAAGCGGACAATAAACATCACAGGCTCACACTTATCTTCGTTGGAATGGACATCAATTGCTTGGGGTGGAGGCCTACTCCTAGCTGCTCCAATTCTCGGATTCATCTCCTTCCACCTGGATGCCAATCAGTTCTACGCAATCATCACAGCTGCAGCCACAGGGGTTGGTGTCTTCTTTTGCCTGCCTGCCGGATTCTTCAAGACCACCAAGATCTTCATTCCCTACATCGCTGGGATCGCTCTTGCCGCCACCGTCGCCAGCACAGCACACACCCATTATCTCGCTCTCATGCTTCGTCCCTATGGAAAACCAACACCCGCCCTTAGGAGAAGAACCAGGTTCTTCCCAAGATTAAGTATCTCCAGCTGGTTCTCCCTCTATGCCACGGCTTTCGGTTCATTGGGTGCAGCTATCGTCTCATCCTTAACCTACCACATGCTTAGAGAACCCAGCGACCGTAACCTCTTGAGCCTTTGGGTTGTCTCAATCTTCAGTGGCCTCATATGGCTCGCCGGGGTGGTGCATGTTGTCCTCATTTCTCCCAGCAGAAGTGCCACCACTTGCTCCGTCTCACCTCTCTCCTCAAGGCTCTATCACTCCCTTTCTTTGTTCAAATACCCGCATGCAATTGGAGGCCTCTTTGGGGTTTTTCTGTCTTCTTTTGCCACGATGAGCATATTCACCGGAGGGGTGCTATTTGTGGTGGGTCAACTCTGCATGAGGCCAGTGCACCTGCTTTATTTGTGGTTGGTGTATTTCCTCTTCCCTTTGTTTTCTCTGCCGTTGCTTCAGATCATGCAGCACTTTATGAGGGTGAATTCCGTTAAGATGCAAATACTGGGTTTTCTGCTGTCCATGTTCTCTTCCGGGTCAGGGTTCTACTTTTGGGAGAGCCGCTGGAGATGGAGCCACTTGCTGCTATTTGGGGCGGTTCAGGGCACCGCAACAGGGCTGCTTCACGCTTTTGGGAGGGTGTTGGTGCTAAACTGTGCACCTTGCGGGAAAGAAGGTGCGTTCTCGGCGTGGTACGGATGGGTGAGATCCGTGGGGCTCTGTGTGGGGTTCACGGTGGGGTCGGTGGCTGCAGGACGCATTAGGGCCTCTCTTGGGGCCGCGTTTTGCTCTGGTATTGCTGGTATTGTTGTTCTTCTGTTTGGGAATGTGAGTGATGTCGGAGGTGCTGTTGCTGCTGGCCATGTCGCTGAGGATAATAGTGGTGACATCAGCGAGAGACCTTCCCGTTCCCATGTCGTTGCATCAAGCGGCTTAGATTCAAAGGAATCTGTTAGTGTTTGAAACTCCTATATCATCCTTCCCCATTTATAAGACAAGCAGCTTACTTGCTTACACCCTCATGTTCTGCGTCTTATATATGTGACTATTACATGATTCTTTGCAAATTCCAATGTTCTTGTTAAATTGTTTTAGACGTATCTGTATTACCCAAGGTGCTTGTACTTGATTAATTTGAATGATATATATTGAGAAAAGGATGTGATTATTATTAGGTGGATTCTATGGTGTTTTTTATTGTTGTCCTTAAATTGATTAACttgtttttataaataaaaaataaaatgtataaaataaaagtaaaatatttaaagtttattaaatattattcttTACCTTTTTTAGTAAGTTAGGCACCATAACTTAGCCACGATAACATTCACCTTATTATTATATTTCtttcatatattttataatataaaaaataattttgtattaattGTTTCTAATAAAACATAGATATATACAAaacaatacatatataattattttatgagCAATACTCTAAAATAGGTCTTCAAAAAATTTACGATCGGACAGATTTGTTTCcaataaaatttaactaagaTTTTGATCCTGACATTTTTAGTTATACACCAGAAACGTTTCCATGACAATTTGACCCGGTCAGAACTAACGGTGATGTCCTACGTAAAGGTTAACGAACTGATGTATTAGGTTAACTGCGACATGTCACCTTCGCGACAATTTGGTCCCATCCAAGTTGAACAAAACGATGTCGTATTGAATCATGAGGCGAATGATGTTGTTTCGTGGAAGATAGATTCGTCCCCACCATGGAAAGTAGAGTTGTGAAATGGCACCATTTTAAATGGGGACCTATCTGCTTGATGATTGTGCTTCTATAGGGACCTGTTTGCCTGAGAAACTAATGTTGGGGACCTATCTGACCTATAATTGGTGACATTATCCtcaaatatatttattgttcTTTTTTGGTTTCATTGAAAACAAAGGCTGGTGTATATGGACCTGGTAGTTTGCAAAATTTTAATCTTCCCTCTCATGACACTCAAATTGAAgattcttcttcacatctcaccaAAAATGTCTCAAGCAATTCCAATATATGCTAATTTTGAATGACTTAATGTATATGTTAAAATCTATATAAAATATTCtcataataattttgttaatttcaGGCTCAACAATCTTTTAGACGTCCAAAGCAAATAATAATCAGGCTCAAGGCTCAGGAGAGTGTTAGTGCTGAGACCATGGCAACTGCAACTAGTGGCACAACAtctaggctgcgtttgtttctgaAAACAGGATGGGACAAGATACTGAGAACAGGACAGAATAAGACACTGATAGacagacacaaaattttgtgttcttgtattctgtttggtgatcaactagaacaaattatgaaaatccaatttattttcatttttttcattcaaaaaatttgagataaaaaatataataataaaaaatataattatgaaaaaataacaagaataatgaaagaaaaaataaaaaataagttgtgtcctttGTTACTATCTCTGTGTTCTttctgtcaggatggacacaaaatacactaattgtgtctctggacacattgtctttgtccatgtctcctctgtcaaacacgattttgtgtcttTGTGTCCCTGTCTCAGTGTCCTATTTCTGTAAACAAACGTAACCctagatttttaaatttattccaACACCGGGATTGAAGCAGTCTATGAAGAAATGATGCTTTTAAGGATTCCAACACCATATTTTGTTATGTTAGAGGAAATAAACATTTTGTTGTTTGGGTTGGTTTGTTTGGTTTAGTCTATATTGAAGGAAATAAACCTTCTTTTGTGTGATTTGGTTTATATTGCTACTGAACTTAGCTACTTGTGTggttacaatatttttattattagttatgtaaTCATTTTGATAAATGgatgaaacaaataaaaaataatgtgtttattttatactatttcaCTACAATTGATTTCATGCATatccattggtgcacgaaattgcaatcacacttttgcaattccgcacaactaaccagcaagtgcactgggtcgtccaagtaataccttacgtgagtaagggtcgatcccacggagattgtcggcttgaagcaagctatggttatcttgtaaatcttagtcaggatatcaataattatcaggattgattgtgaaaagtaaaagaacatgaaataagtacttgttttgcagtagtgGAGAAtaagttgaggttttggagatgctccatcctctgaatctctgctttcctactgtcttcttcttcaagcacgcaaggctccttccatggcaagctgtatgcaagggtttcaccgttgtcagtggctacctcccatcctctcagtggaaatgttcaacgcaccctgtcacggcacggctatccatctgtcggttctcaatcaggccggaatagaatccagtgattcttttgcgtctgtcactaacgccccgcccttcaggagtttgaagctcgtcacagtcattcaatcattgaatcctactcagaataccacagacaatgtttagaccttccggattctcttgaatgccgccatcagttctagcttataccacgaagattctggttaaggaatccaagagatatctactcaatctaagatagaacggaggtggttgtcaggcacacgttcatagttgagaatatgatgagtgtcacggatcatcacattcatccgggttaagaacaagtgatatcttagaatggaagcaagcatgattgaatgaaaaacagtagtaattgcattaatccatcaagacacagcagagctcctcacccccaaccatggggtttagagactcatgccatgggaagtacacaaagaaacgtgtaaagtgtcatgaggtacagatacaatgtcaaaagatcctattaatagtgaactagtaacctagggtatacagaaatgagtaaatgacataaaaatccacttccgggtctacttagtgtgtgcttgggctgagaaatgaagcattttcgtgtagagaccttttctggagttaaacgccagctttcatgccagtttgggcgtttaactccaagttttatgccagttccagcgttaaacactggaatttctgaggctgatttgccacgccggtttgggccatcaaatctcgggcaaagtatggactattatacatttctggaaagcccagaatgtctactttccaatgccgttaagagcgcgccaattgggcttctgtaactccagaaaatccacttcgagtgcagggatgtcagaatccaacagcatctgcagtccttttcagtctctgaatcagatttttcctcaggaccctcaatttcagtcagaaaatacctgaaatcatagaaaaacacacaaactcatagtaaagtccagaaaagtgaattttaactaaaaactaataaaaatatactaaaaactaactagattatactaaaaacatactaaaaacaatgccaaaaagcgtataaattatccgctcatcatccatcTAAATATAATGAGCCATTTTAATCCAACAATTTGATAGTCAACATAGATTAAAACTTGTCTAAACAGTCACCACATACATATAAAACACAACTACAACTACCAATGCCCCAATTATTATACCCTTAAACAAATAGAAAAGTATATGAAACTAAAAGGTGACCagccaaaaaataaacaaaaccatATTAATTTACATCTCAATCTTAtttgatctatatttttaattttcaaaatttattattaattggcGTGCTAATTAAAATCACCTTTTGACTAATATGTTTAAAAAACTACTCGTGGGATCACAGAGCTGAAAATCAAGCCTGATTCAAACTTCCTCTTCCCTTTGGTCAAGCCCGATTCAAACTTGCTCTTCCATTTGGTGGCTTAATACATGGTTCTCTCTAAATATCATTGACGGTGCCGACCTCCTCCGTCGGACCATCCAAGCGCCGCTCCAGTTCCAAGTGAATTATACGCTCCTGATTATTCATCCTATCACACCAGCTACGATGCATGGTTTGGTATTGGTTACATCAGCGATGCCAGCCTCATCCAGTCAAACAATCAAGAGAAGGCTGCATTGCAACACTTCCGAAAGAGAGCATCTTCCATGGCGTTTTCAACCCTGGAAGGCAGATCGATTAGTACATTGATCAATCCAACACAAGGCGATGAACAATTCAATGTGGGTGAATTAGAcattcaagagcaagaagggtcATTGGTATGTTGCATAGGCTTATCCTTGGTTGTTAGAATTTTTTGCAACAATATGTTATTTGAAGCATTGTTATTCATgctaattagatattttttagttcaaaaagtatatttatttgtaaaattctgccACACAGTTATAATTTGAGCTTAGCAAAGTAATGCTTAAAAATTGCTTCCCAATACTTACCTAGCATGTTTGAATCATTAGAATTGCCATCACTTAAGTATGCTTGACTCCCAGATTTGTTTTgcaattttttatggtttttattgGACTCATTCATTATATAGTAACGAATATTCTTACCTTGACAATGGTTTTTTCCGGTTTATATAATTGAAGGTCGACGAACATACCGATGTCGTTGTGACTAGAAAGGATGAGCTGGACGACGGACACGAAGTATGAATGTGCTATGTGAATGTTTCTAATTCATgctaattagatattttttaagcCACATTAGACCTTTCACTGTGTTAATTttgtattattgattctctttttGGTAGTATTTATGCCTTGGCAAGATTTTTTATGAGAATATGCTTTGATTTTAcctttcatttactttcttaggGTAGGTTACATCAATTCGGCATATGCTTTTAATATAGTATAACTCTATTAGTGAGTGTTTTATGAATCCTCAATTGGTATTAGACAATATAATGACATAGAAGGAAAAAAAGTAGAGTTATGATTATACACTTTCCTAAAGTTCAAATATCATTTCTAGATTTATCATCATAGGATTTTACTGAAATTCTTCACAGGTTACTATATAAAggtgttttgtgatttgtaaaCCTATCAAATGTATTGGTTCCTTATGTGATCAACTCCTTAACCatacaaattcaaaccaatccaaCATTCAATATATTGGGTTGGGCTAAAGTTTGGTTAGTAATTATAGGGAAACAAATCTGTATAATATAgttgtttttttataattcaaaaagcTCATTTATTTGGAAAATTCGGGTACAGTTACATATTTCTTTGAGATATTATTAAAGTATGCtaagaatttatattaaatacttaCTGTGTTAGGGCTAGTTTTAATTCGTGTCTAATTTTGTATATTGACCTTACAATTGCCGGATCATAGTGGCGTAGCCGAAGAGAAAATTCCAGTCTTGGTTCGTTGCCTCTCGCACAGAAATTTTATGCAAACTATGCAAAAAAAGTTGGGTTCATTACTAAAATCAAGAACACAAATTTTGACAAGACGCAGAAGGAATCAAAGATACCAGTTAATCAATCTATCTACTGCACGCGAGAAAGTTATAGAGAGTCTAGGGTGAACACAGCAACTCGAGCAAATAGAATTACAGCCACGAGATGCAGAGCAAGGATGTATGTCGTGCTGGACAAGGAGAAGGAATGTTGAGTTGTGTCTAGATTAGAACTGAGGCATTCTCACCCCTATTCGGCTAAGAAAGTTGTCCACTATCATGAGTACTGAGAGCtaaccatgcatgctaagtgtgtTATTACGAATAACGACGAGGCTGGAATAAGACCCAACAAGACGTATCTAGTACTGGCAAATGAGGTTGTGGATCCGCAAACCTGGGTTTCTCAGAAAAAGATGTCAGAAATTACATCACATGCAATCTCGATGCTCCGATGACAATGAGGACTTCCAGGGGATGATGAATTATTTCGTTCGAATAAAGGAGATCAATCCCAACTTCTTTTATGCCATAGATGTTGACGATGCTAATAAATTTAGGAGTGCATTATGGATAGATGCAAGGTGTAGGGCTTCGTATGAATATTACAGAGATATGGTATCGTTTGACACCACATGCAGAAGAAACAGGTCTGTGTACGTATTAGTAAATTGCAAGAGCAGTTATTTCTTAAATTTGTCTTGTTGTCTCACAgttgttttttctcttttcacAGGCATGGTCTGCCGTTTGCATCCTTTGTAGGTGTAAACCACCATGGGAAGTCTACTATTCTTGGCTGTGTTTTACTTGGGAGCGAGGAGATCCCTAATTTTGAGTGGGTGTTCACGCAGTGGGTGAGGTGTGTCAGGACTGCACCAAGGGGATTATCACTGACCACTGCAAGGCGATGACTGGTGCTATTAGGAAGGTCCTACTTGACATTCTCCACCGATggtgcatgatgagcggataatttatacgctttttggcattgtttttagtatgttttagttagtttttattatatttttattagtttttagttaaaattcacttttctggactttactatgagtttgtgtctttttctatgatttcaggtattttctggctgaaattgagggacctgagcaaaaatctgattcagaggctgaaaaggactgcagatgctgttggattctgacctccctacactcgaagtgaattttctggagctacagaagctcaattgatgcactctcaattgcgttggaaagtagatatcctaggctttccagcaatctataatagttcatactttgcttgagatttgatggcccaaaccggcgttccaaatcagctcaagactgcccggcgttaaacgccggaactggcacaagaatgggagttaaacgcccaaactggcacaaaagctggcgtttaactccaagaaaagtctctacacatgaaagcttcaatgctcagcccaagcacacaccaagtgggcccggaagtggatttttatgtcatttactcatttttgtaaaccctaagctactagttatctacaaataggaccttttactattgtatttgatatcctagaatcttttgatcactttagatcttaggatcatctttggatgtctagttcttagattatgggaggctggccattcggccatgcctagaccttgttcttatatattttcaacggtggagtttttacacaccatagattaaggtgtggagctctgctgtacctcgagtattaatgcaattactattgttcttctattcaattcagcttattcttgttccatgatattcattcgcactcaagaacttgataaatgtgatgattatgtgacgctcatcatcattctcacttatgaatgtgtgtctgacaaccacttccgttctacaagcaaacaaggcttgaatgtttatctcttggattccttaatcaaaatcttcgtggtataagctagaattgatggcagcattcaagagaatccggaaggtctaaaccttgtctgtggtattctgagtaggattcgaggattgaatgactgtgacgagcttcaaactcctgaagactgggcgttagtgacagacgcaaaagaatcactggattctattccaacctgattgaaaaccgacagatgattagccgtgctatgacagagcgcgttgaacattttcactgagaggacaggactgtagccattgacaacggtgatgcccaacatacagctttccatggaaaggagtaagaaggattggatgaagacagtaggaaagcagagagacggaagggacaaagcatctccatacgcttatctaaaattctcaccaatgaattgcataagtatctctatctttattttatgttttattcatcttttaatcattaatcctccattaccatttgaatccgcctgactgagatttacaggatgaccatagcttgcttcataccaacaatctccgtgggatcgacccttactcgcgtaaggtttattacttagacgacctagtgcacttgctggttagttgtgtgaagttgtgataaagagttgagattgcaattgagcgtaccatgttgatggcgccattgatgatcacaatttcgtgcactaaatttttggcgccgttgccggggattgttcgagtttggacaactgacggttcatcttgttgcttagattaggtatttttctttagaatttttaagaatgaattctagagtttcaaggtgatgttcttatcatcaccaaagctgattgatttttatcaatttagctcttgaatgtaatgtcctgctgaagcttggctagccatgtctaatttctttagactaaagctttagactaacattgcatgattcctgaaattcttattaaaaattttgaatctctttattttcttttccatataattttcaaaaaatccaaaaaaattacaaaatcataaaaataaaaaatattttatgtttcttgttgagtctagtgtctcattttaagtttggtgtcaattgcatgtttctattcttcttgcattttttttgaattcaatcatgtgtcttcattgatcttcaagttgttcttgatgatttccttactctgatctttaaattctcttgtcttgagtgttttgttgtttctcatatgcattctcaatttgttagtgtcaatagtata is a window from the Arachis hypogaea cultivar Tifrunner chromosome 1, arahy.Tifrunner.gnm2.J5K5, whole genome shotgun sequence genome containing:
- the LOC112798092 gene encoding uncharacterized protein, with the protein product MMENEVVTTRVEANSHPHHYGGTKSSYDDDDEYNEEIVVGEKPSRLEVWGWYVYELCSYMVQSVVIPVVFPLIISQLQQLSTDDQTLRHQWINNHHGMPCPQKQILLYSKLTKRTINITGSHLSSLEWTSIAWGGGLLLAAPILGFISFHLDANQFYAIITAAATGVGVFFCLPAGFFKTTKIFIPYIAGIALAATVASTAHTHYLALMLRPYGKPTPALRRRTRFFPRLSISSWFSLYATAFGSLGAAIVSSLTYHMLREPSDRNLLSLWVVSIFSGLIWLAGVVHVVLISPSRSATTCSVSPLSSRLYHSLSLFKYPHAIGGLFGVFLSSFATMSIFTGGVLFVVGQLCMRPVHLLYLWLVYFLFPLFSLPLLQIMQHFMRVNSVKMQILGFLLSMFSSGSGFYFWESRWRWSHLLLFGAVQGTATGLLHAFGRVLVLNCAPCGKEGAFSAWYGWVRSVGLCVGFTVGSVAAGRIRASLGAAFCSGIAGIVVLLFGNVSDVGGAVAAGHVAEDNSGDISERPSRSHVVASSGLDSKESVSV